The Lineus longissimus chromosome 6, tnLinLong1.2, whole genome shotgun sequence sequence GTTAGGCGTACTTCTAGACACCATTGGTGCAGTGTGCATTGCTGTTAACAGCGATTCTCTTTCACTTGTTGATGCCTTGAAAAAGTCTACCGTGCTGACTTTCAAATGCGAGTACTCAGGCCTCAACCTCCATTTCCCTTTACCCATAAAGGCTTCCTCTACATTATTTCTTTGTTCATTTACACACCTCTTCAGTTGGTTAATAAACATATCTACATCATTTTGCTGGAAGTTCATGAAACGCCTCAAGATGGCATTTGCTGACTCTTGAGCATTTTGACTGTAGACCTTAGTCTCGACACCAACTTCCCGTAACTTGTATACAAGCATGTTGTCGCGTACAACCTTGGCAAAATATTGTTCAAATATCTGTTTAAAGCTACACTTCAAACCAGCATCAGCCTCCAGCTTATCCCACTGTTTTCCTAGCTTTTCAACCTCTCTACTGAAATCTACCTCACTGCAGTGAATTAGACCACCACCAGACTGGCTGTCAGATCCAAAAATATCATGGATAATTTTGTTTTGGATAACCTATGGGTACGAGTGCTTAAGAAACATGCGCTGAATATTTTTCACAACATGTTCCTTGCACCTAAAGTGCACAGCGAATGGGAACTCCCATGACAAGGCATCATAAATGGCTTTTTCACCATCAGTGCCATAACTCTTCAAGTTATTTTTGAGTGTGGGTTTGGCAGATGTCATTGACTGGAAGAACTTGAGAAAAGTACCAAAGTCCTTGACTTTGTGGACCATTACTGGACCAATCATTACAGGACTAGTTAACCCATCCTCGGAAACAAGATGAAGGTGCCGGTGAGATGTTACACACAAATAGAAGGGTCCAAATTTGAATGTGACATCCACACCCAGTACATCACACGATGAGCCTGTACAAAATTTCTGAATGTTATCAAGCTGCCATTCATTAAAGAGGTATACAACAGGGTGGCCTTTTTTTCCATCAGCATCACCAATGGACACACTACTCACACCTTGAATAAACCGCTCTTTCTGCTCTTTTTGCATAACTATTACATTTTCAAGGGGATCAGCACTCTTAGCACGTTTCACCTGTTGTTTTAACTTTTTAGCCTGATTCACATTTCTCGGCAAACTTCCCAAAGATGTGGCATTTAAAAGGCCACCAGCCGATTCATTTACACCAAAAAGTGCACTCTTGTTGTTATCAATGGCGATTTCTTTCTTTAATTTCTGAATTACACTTGGCATGGTTTTTGCATAAggtgtttgttgtttttgtacACTTTCCATGAGGTTTGGGAACAACATCATGTTCCTCGCCGGAAAATGAATACCTCACAAATACAATTTTCTCTGCTTTACCACTATGATCTTTAAGATCTGCAATTACCTTTGTTAAATCTGGTGATGACTTGTTGCGGTATGACCGCTTGGTGCACGTATGGCAAGAGCCATCACTGTTACTTGCAACCTGACAAACATGTTCGCCATTGATAACAATGTGCTTTGTGACATAAGTTTTCATCAAAACCCATGCCCCCATGTCATCACATCTTAGGTCCTCAGGACAACCCAAAGAATGGCTATCAATCAGGAACGTACAATTCTTATTGATAtgaaccggtactgtcttgcacaCATATTTCATCTTGGAAGTACAGTCCAGAATCAAACTGACAATTGAAGAAGAGTCTGTTCTCTTCTTGTTACATGTGTAGGGGAGTATAGGAAAGTCCTCATTGTCATGAAGGTATGAGGTCTCATCAGAAGCAGACACCTCTACGTCAGAGTCAGATGAAAGCAACACAACATCATCAGTTTCTGTCTTTACGTATGCTTGAGCTTCCTCTGGTTGAACACTTGCAACAGAGGTTGTTATCTGCTCTTCATTCTCCAGACGATCCCTGGCCTTGAAATCTTCTATGATGTCGTCAAGACTGAAATAAAACGGGGGAAATTAGGAGAAAAATCAAAGTGGTGGGTCCTCATAAGGAACGTGTGCTGATTATTCTTACCTATCAATGTCTATCGGTTCACTTTTGCCGCCCAATTGTTGGAGTGTTTTTGATTCacatttgggtttttttctgcgTGCAGGCTttaagcccgcaccacacggtgaaaatttgcgtgatgcaagtgacacgcgtgcatcttgcgacaggcaaattctcactgtgtggggtcgttttttgctgcgtatcttcctcgcgtgtcgagacgcagccgatctagcatgtttgatattttctcgacacgcgaggaagttaatcaccgtgtgggggctacctgcagcaatgttgcgcgagttcgacgaatcacaacaagcagatcggtcacatgatttataggtcagtcacatgataccaaaatggcagctcccATTGAGTCGACAGATGTTTTGGCCGAAgacaaattagttgttttgtGGCCAGAATACCCGTCCCTGTACGATGTACGTTCGCCTGACTTTAGAGACAGGGACCAGAGACAGCAGGCGATCAAAGAAATCGCCGAAAAGATACAACGGACAGGTGTGTATTTGTCATGTGAACCCATTCTTCTGTCATCATTTGTCTGTACAGTATAATACAGTACAGTATACACATGGTACGTACCGTAGGCCTATGTATTGTCTCCACTCTGGCCCGGGCTGCAATACGCAGTAATATGACATTTGCTACCTTGCCACCGGAAATTAAGATGGAAATGAATAGATGAAGTGGGAACATTAATCAAACTTTAAACGCAAGAGTCGGACCCAGTGTCAGTCACAGATAATGACCACCATCTAATTGATCAACTTCAGCTAGGCCTTCTTGGCTTTAGACAACCTTGGTTGGACTTAATTGGGCAAATACACCAGTTTTATATTTTGGCGGTAAatatccggggggggggggggggtgactaCTTGTTGGTCAGGGGTTGGAAGGGTCAAGGGGTGGGGCAAAGAACTAGTAGGATTATCTTTTGATGATCATTTCAACCACAGCATTTAGTTCACTGGAATTTTTTTGCAACTTTTATACAGGCGATTGGGTGAAAACCCGGCTGAGACAGCTGCGTAATACTTTCACAAGAAACAACAAACCAGCGACCAGTGGAAGTGCTCGGAAAAGTCTTACAAAGAGGACAGCGTGGCTGATGGAGAAGCTCCAATTCCTAGCTCCATACGTGGCTACTCGCATCACCACAAGTAACCTTCAATCAGTAAGTGGCCCTCTCAGAATAAATTTGAAGTCTAAAAGatgaatttttttcatctgtatgtgaacccccccgccccccccccccccccccaagacgaAAAGGTAAAGAAGTCATGCTTCATCACTGGGCAGGCTAAAATATGCCTCTATGTTACCGGAAACTTCCCTTCCAACTGGATGCAAAGCATTACATTCATGTTTTTGTGGGAAAATGAAGCAAGATTCAATTGAGGGATAATGATTTCAAATAGAATTTATTTCACAGAAACTGAAAAATAAGTGTAACACAATTGGATGGTTCAGGTTATTGAGAGATCCAGATTCCCAAAGAATGGTGAAGCCAGAATGGTTTCAAGAGACGAAAATATTGGCCGTAACATGTACACCCCTCCCCCAGATGAAACCTTTTCGTCTTCAGGCTTCAGATTTATTTTGAGAATGTCTCTAAGTTCACTACACTCTTATGCCTTTCTGATCTGTATCATGTCTTCCTGCCATGGCACAGAGCCGTCTTCTGAACTGAAGAAGTCAGTTAGTTCATTCCGTTGCTGTTTGGCCCTCTGTGTGGGATTTCTGAAGTTATTTCCCTGCATGTCCATCAGTTGTGGATCATTCCTCCATGAGCCTGGCCGGACGATATGATTGTCTGTGTCCTCCACGTCACTTATGCTGCAATAGGTGTGTTTGTTCTTGTCAACCAGGTAGTTATGCAAGCAACAGGCTGCCAACACAAGATGTACCACTTTGTCGGGGTGCAGTGCGATCGTGGTAAGGAAGACACGAAAGCGATTGGCCAAAATGCCAAAGGCATTCTCCACTACTCTGCGGGCACGACTGAACCGATAATTGAAAATTCTCTTCTGCTTGTCCAGGTTCCTGTGTGGGTGGGGTTTCATCACCCTCGTCGACAGCGGAAAGGCATCATCTCCAATAATATGATACTCGAGTTTACTTGGCATACCATGTACCATTCTCGCTTGTGGCAAATTTAGGGTGTCAGCATCCAATGCCTTTTTCAAAGCTGATTTAGCGTACACACCCGCATCCCCTGCGCGCCCTGGTGCTCCAACATCCACGAACACAAACTTGTAGTTTGCGTCTACAAGGGCAAGCAGCAGCACACTGAAGAAATGCTTGTAATTGAAAAATTCAGAGCCTGAGTTGTCAGGTTGCTTTAGTGCTACGTGTTTGCCATCCAGCGCTCCCAAACAAGCAGGGTAGTTCCACTTTGTTTCGAAAGAAGCTGCTAAATCTTCCCATTCTTCTGGAGTATTAGGAGCCTGAAATATCCAAAAACAGATAAGTGATTAAAACTGCAAATGTTCTTGCTCTTACAGCGTTCGTCTTCTCCATCCAGTCCGAGTGCACCTGCTGATGACAACTCGATCGTTGACTATGATGACACTGACGCTCTTGTcgaagatgaggatgatgatggtgcCCTGGTGAATTTGACAGCGCCTAAATCTACCAAGATGCCCACAAGAAAAAGGCCCAAGAAAGGAAAGGATGATGAAGAATTGAAGATAATGCAAAGTTTAGCAAGCTCCATCAGCCGGAGTAAAGAACAAGCGACTGATGATTGGACCTTATTTGGCCAGTTTGTTGCAGAGTCTCTTAGAAAGTTGGAAGGCAAGACACAATACACTGCACAGCATCTTATAAATAAGGTGATATTTGATGCGAAGATGGACTTGCTGAATTCAAACCCGCAGCCGCTGCAGCAGACACAATACCCTTTTCCCCAGCAACCACAGATGTTCTCTTCAACCCAGCTGCCTTTTCCTTCTGGGCAACAGTCACAGATGCTTCCTCCAACCATTCAGTCACCCATGTTCCCTCAAACCCAGCCACCCCAAATGTTCCATCAACCACTTCCTCAGCAACACTCAAACATGCCTCCATTCAACACCCAAGAGAGTCATCAAATGTTTTCACAGGGTGAGGTCTCACGTAACTGCCAGGAACAACCGCGTTCCTTTCTTGGGGAACTTAACTTTGCCCCTCAGACAACCATCACTCCAACCAATGAGGAGCAAAATACTCCATCACTGACTCCAATATAACTTGGCGTCcattgcaatacatgtagtctaTGTGCCAATTGGAGACACTATCAGTTGTAATTTTTTTATGTTCTTTTTAAGATTAGTGTTGGTGTTTCGAACATAACTCATTCGGGTTTTTGACAAAGTAATATTGTCAGATTGTTTTGATAATTTTAGTTCAGAAGTGTGTACTCATTGTGCTGAGAATGGAGTGTCACGTTCTCACTTCAGTCATTATGTAAGCCATTATAACCACACTTGAATTTCACAAAAACGTATAAGTTTGATGGAAGTTGATAGAGTTCAGTTAGTGGCCTACATGTTTGTTATGTTAGCAAAAATAGCCGTATCTATTttggaggtacatgtaccattttttATGATAGTCAACCATGTCAGTGGTATGAACAGATgttcatttgtttattttttaagaAAGAGTTCAATAAATTTTTTATAAAACATAAACATTCCTACCTTCAGATATTTGTCTTTCATCCCTTGATACAGGGCTTGGCATGTTTCATCGACAATTACCGAGATTGTACTTTCTCCAATCCGGAAATGAAATGACAGGCTCCTGAATGATTCTCCTGGAACAGAGAGTATTGACAACAAGTGGTGATGCATCAGCATGGTCAGGTTCCTGGCAAGTATTCTTTCTAGTGGATAGAATGGAATTTCCCTTGAATTCGAATCATCTGCTGATTAGTCACCATGGATGGTCACTGAAACCATGGATGGGTGATGGAGGCATAACCATGATACCTAGGGCTTGGAATTTTTATGGATGGAAAAGTAACCCAGTGTCTAATTAGATTGAGCCGCTGTGATATCCTCCATGGACATCCAACAAGCCCACATATTTTTTATCTTATGATTTCCTCCAAAGGCAGCAAACTGGCATTGGTTTTTTACCGGAAAGGGGGCCCAATGGACcccagggcccatattcataaaagttcttaacttaagtgcCAAAAAGTCCTAAGTTGTCCACTTGCCTAAGTCCCCTACCTAAAATGAGATTCATAAACCTGCTCAGTGCCCCACTTGGCCAGGTTGACCGCTTAAGTTTGAGTGCACCACTTATCTTTCTTGAAAAGACATTCCCAGGTACCCGTGTCACATTTCTTGTGGATTTGCGCTTGTTGTAACTGCATTGTTCATTGATCATGGGCATTCAAATGTGCATTCTGTAGGGCCTACACCATAGGAGATACAGATTAACAGGCAGACGAGACACATTTAGACAAAGTGCATGTACTTGCTCGTTAATTATGGGGAGGAAACCGAACTTTTCTGATGCGGAAAAAATCCGCCTCATTGAGGCGTACGATGCTCGGAAAGGGTTACTAGTGGGGAAGTTTTCGTCAAATGTTTCATCGAGGCGCAAACATGATGCTTGGCTTGAAATAACAGATAACGTAAATAGTCGAAATCCGCATGTTGTGCGAGAAATGACAGAACTACAGAAAAAGTGGCAGAATCTGACATCAGCTATGAAGGACGAATATAGGGAATACAAAAAAGCGCTAGGAAAGACAGGTTAGTAAATAACtgaatttatttcattgaatacCTTTTCTATGCCAACTCTGCACACTCTCGCTATCCTAAAATtatgtatgtacatacatacaaacaTAAAAACCATCGGCAAATTACCCGGTACTCTTATATGTGATGTCGTGAAAATTAAGATAAAAAATACCCCTTGATAAATGATCATAAATGAACACATTTTATGCtgaaaatcaaaatggtgcCACAGGAATAACAATACATGACcgatttcaaattcatttcaggtGGTGGACCCCCTCCTAAGGAACCGTCGATAATTTCACAGAAAGTTGCAGCTGTTATTGGCGAAGATGATCCATCCGTGTATGGTATAGATGGCGGCTTTGATAGCGGTGCACCGAAACCTAAAATCGCTACATCAGTAAATACTGTCCCGCGCCTGAATATCACCCACAGCGTTGCAACCAACGACAGGTATGTGCAAAACGATTTTACACAGCAACTAATTCAATCAAACTTTAACATTTAGCCCATCTGCTTGAAATTAAGCATTATCGTTAGTAAAgtaaatgcattttctttcagttctttcaGCGAGAATGAGGAAGAGAATCAAACTGAGTCTTTTCTTCAAGAACCCAAGATGCGGACACAAaaacgaaaagcttcatcatcCCTTGGTTGTGCCTCGGCAGCCCTCGCCAGTACCTCAACTAAATTCCAAAGATTGGTGCAGCCTTCTCCTGTGAGGTCTTCATTGCCTAATCCTTGCCCACCGCTTCCCAAGAACACTGAAAAGGATAAAACCCTAAAGAATTTAGGAAATACGGACGAGATGGTAGTACTGCAGAAAGAACTGCTTGCTTCTGAGAAGGAAAGATGTGCGCTCGAGATGGATAAGCTTAAActtgaaaaggaaaaattgGTTCTAGAAATtaaattgttgaaaatgaaaacaagtaagatggagaaggagatggaAAATGCTTCTGTAAATTCATTTCAGGCAAACgatgaaaacatatttacacagttgtaaatatttgtcaaaaacctttgaaaacaaataaattgtgTGTATGAGCATATAATAGATACGTATTTGTTACACTTACTTGCCTTAGAAATGTTGCTGGACAATGTGATCTCTTGTAGCAGTTCCATTTACACCTGCAAATGCTACGATATTCCCTTCATCGTTCCCATCCTCATCGGGTTGTGGCCGATGTTCGATATCATCCATGTCTGCTGGATCGAAATCCGGTAGAGCTTTGTTGATAGCAATGTTTTGCAACATTGCACACGCAGTAATGATTGCACATGCTTTCTCCGGTGTATAACGCAGTTTTCCATGCAGACAGTGGAATCGCCTTTTCCATTGACCGATGCCCCTTTCAACCAAACACCGAGTTTTCTTGTGAGACCGATTGTATCGTCGTTGCCCGGGGGTGTTAGggttcaaaaatggcgtcatcaGCCAAGGACGCAATGGATACCCACTGTCACCAAGGATGACCTCATCTCCTTGCCAACGTCTCATAATGTCGGTTACGGCGCTTTCTCGGAGCACAACGGAGTCATGGGTGCTACCGGGCCATCTAGCCACAACATTCA is a genomic window containing:
- the LOC135489917 gene encoding uncharacterized protein LOC135489917, producing MAAPIESTDVLAEDKLVVLWPEYPSLYDVRSPDFRDRDQRQQAIKEIAEKIQRTGDWVKTRLRQLRNTFTRNNKPATSGSARKSLTKRTAWLMEKLQFLAPYVATRITTSNLQSRSSSPSSPSAPADDNSIVDYDDTDALVEDEDDDGALVNLTAPKSTKMPTRKRPKKGKDDEELKIMQSLASSISRSKEQATDDWTLFGQFVAESLRKLEGKTQYTAQHLINKVIFDAKMDLLNSNPQPLQQTQYPFPQQPQMFSSTQLPFPSGQQSQMLPPTIQSPMFPQTQPPQMFHQPLPQQHSNMPPFNTQESHQMFSQGEVSRNCQEQPRSFLGELNFAPQTTITPTNEEQNTPSLTPI
- the LOC135489443 gene encoding uncharacterized protein LOC135489443, whose protein sequence is MGRKPNFSDAEKIRLIEAYDARKGLLVGKFSSNVSSRRKHDAWLEITDNVNSRNPHVVREMTELQKKWQNLTSAMKDEYREYKKALGKTGGGPPPKEPSIISQKVAAVIGEDDPSVYGIDGGFDSGAPKPKIATSVNTVPRLNITHSVATNDSSFSENEEENQTESFLQEPKMRTQKRKASSSLGCASAALASTSTKFQRLVQPSPVRSSLPNPCPPLPKNTEKDKTLKNLGNTDEMVVLQKELLASEKERCALEMDKLKLEKEKLVLEIKLLKMKTSKMEKEMENASVNSFQANDENIFTQL